In a genomic window of Rhinolophus ferrumequinum isolate MPI-CBG mRhiFer1 chromosome 2, mRhiFer1_v1.p, whole genome shotgun sequence:
- the DPPA4 gene encoding developmental pluripotency-associated protein 4, with amino-acid sequence MENAKGNKQNSSKKSKEKKKTCKFQPLSVEAEEKQQAVGEPSTKRNSGKGTKRERSMKEDEASYPQNMAQDNKKIRLRKKIPVPPLPSKLPPINLVHRDIVRAWCQQLNLGTKGLKLEAYRRLCEHAYPHQKVIPVTSAEAKILTTTQRKLKMEKWEMTLENSDPSKVTAPPEEGMPALEGLDKVVMTTSPPDAVFASWTRIAARAGKMEAEESPQEASSVRWCVVHGRSLPAHKEGWVQLQFYAGQTWVPEKHGRVCALFLLPASKFPPPFLEDNMLCPKCVQRNKVLMKSLQ; translated from the exons ATGGAGAATGCAAAAGGCAACAAA CAGAACTCCTCAAAgaagtcaaaggagaaaaaaaagacttgcaAATTCCAACCTCTCTCAGTAGAAGCTGAAGAGAAACAGCAGGCGGTTGGTGAACCAAGTACAAAAAGAAACTCAGGGAAGGGAACCAAACGAGAAAGGTCCATGAAAGAGGATGAAG CTTCCTATCCACAAAACATGGcacaagacaataaaaaaataagacttcgGAAGAAGATACCAGTTCCTCCGTTGCCCTCTAAACTGCCACCCATAAACCTGGTTCACCGAGACATCGTGAGGGCCTGGTGCCAGCAATTAAATCTGGGCACCAAAGGCTTG AAATTGGAAGCATATAGGCGACTCTGCGAACATGCTTACCCTCATCAAAAG GTTATTCCTGTCACATCAGCAGAGGCCAAGATATTGACcacaacacaaagaaaattaaagatggaaaagTGGGAAATGACTCTGGAAAATTCTGATCCTTCTAAAGTGACTGCTCCCCCTGAGGAAGGGATGCCTGCTCTTGAAGGACTGGACAAGGTTGTCATGACAACTTCCCCCCCAGATGCTGTGTTTGCTTCCTGGACCAGAATTGCAGCCAGAGctgggaagatggaggcagaggaatCACCACAAGAGGCTTCTA gtgTCAGGTGGTGTGTGGTCCATGGGCGAAGTCTTCCTGCACATAAAGAGGGTTGGGTCCAGCTACAGTTTTATGCTGGGCAAACCTGGGTTCCTGAAAAACACGGGAGAGTGTGTGCACTCTTCTTGCTACCTGCTAGCAAATTTCCACCCCCGTTCCTGGAGGACAATATGTTGTGCCCAAAATGTGTTCAGAG GAATAAGGTATTGATGAAAAGCCTTCAATGA